One segment of Physeter macrocephalus isolate SW-GA chromosome 3, ASM283717v5, whole genome shotgun sequence DNA contains the following:
- the TEX46 gene encoding testis-expressed protein 46, producing MLGELMSLFRNLHGTLASSGTIGALMAWLISSKPALFGFLFLLLLLSNWLVKYELKSTPPEPQQDKILERLMFSEMKLKVLENQMFIVWNRMNHHKRSSRQRTFPAGKHRMRRRESMFSIISDCTSNSP from the exons ATGCTGGGGGAGCTAATGTCTCTTTTTAGGAATCTCCACGGGACACTTGCTTCCTCAGGCACCATAGGAGCATTGATGGCTTGGCTGATCAGCTCTAAGCCAGCCTTGTTTGGGTTCCTATTCCTTCTGCTGTTGCTTAGCAACTGGCTGGTCAAGTATGAACTCAAGTCCACGCCCCCAgagccccagcag GACAAGATCCTTGAACGGCTTATGTTCAGTGAAATGAAGCTGAAGGTCTTAGAAAATCAGATGTTCATCGTATGGAATAGAATGAATCACCACAAGCGGTCAAGCCGACAGCGGACTTTTCCAGCGGGGAAACACAGAATGAGGAGACGGGAGTCTATGTTCTCCATCATCTCTGACTGCACTTCCAATTCCCCCTAA